The DNA window GGTCCACTTCCTGAACCTTCCGGTTCGGTTCCGGCTACAATAGGGCTGCTAGTAGGACTGCCCGCGGGGTTTCCAGCCACAGCTTCGGGGGCCGCTGGTGCGGCAGCGTTGACAGTTGATGCGTCAGCGGGAGCGCTTGCAACGGGAGCTGCAGCGGCGTCAGTGGGAGCGCCTACGGGGGCGGCAGCGTCAGTTGGGGCACCAGCAGCAGGAGAGGTAGCGGCGTCAGTGGGAGCGGCAGCGGCGTCAGTAGGAGCGGCAGCGGCGTCAGTAGGAGCGGCAGCGGCGTCAGTTGGAGCGGCAGCGGCGTCAGCGGGAGCAGCAGCGGCGTCAGTGGGGGCGGCAGCGTCAGTTGGGGCACCAGCAGCAGGAGCTGCGGCAGCGTCAGTGGGAGCGGCAGCGTCAGTGGGAGTGGCAGCGGCGTCAGTGGGAGCGGCAGCGGCATCAGCGGGAGCTGCAGCGACGTCAGCGGGAGCGACAGCGGCGTCAGTGGGACCGGCAGCGGCGGGTGAGGCAGCGGCGTCAGTGGGAGTGGCAGCGTCAGTTGGGGCACCAGCAGCAGGTGAAGCAGCTACGTCAGTGGGAGCAGCAGCCGAGGGTGACGCAGCGGCGTCAGCGGGAGCGGCGTCAGTGGGAGCGACAGCCGCAGGTGAGGCAGCTACGTCAGTGGGAGTGGCAGCGGCGTCAGCGGGAGCTGCAGCGGCGTCAGTGGGGGCATCTACGGCGGGGGTGGCTGCGTCAGTTGGGGCACCAGCAGCAGGAGCGGCAGCGGCGTCAGTGGGAGTGGCAGCCGCGGGTATGGAGGCGGCGTCAGTGGGAGTGGCAGCGGCGTCAGTGGGAGCGACAGCCGCAGGCGAGGCAGCGGCGTTAGCCGGAGAGGCAGCTACGTCAGTGGGGGCGGCAGCGGCATCAGTGGGAGCGACAGCCGCGGGTGAGGCAGCTACGTCAGTGGGGGTGGCAGCGGCGTCAGTGGGAGCAGCGGCCGCGGGTGAAGCAGCGGCGTCAGTGGGAGCGGCAGCGGCGGGTGAGGCAGCGGCGTCAGTGGGAGCGGCAGCGGCGTCAGCGGGAGCACCGGCCGCGGGTGAAGCAGCGGCGTCAGTAGGGGCAGCAGCCGCGGGTGAGGCAGCGGCATCAGTGGGAGCAGCGACCGGGGCAGCAGCGTCAGTAGAGGCTGCGGCGGCACTGGGAGCGGCAGCGGCGTCAGTGGGAGCAACAGCCGCGGGTGAGGCAACTGCGTCAGTAGGAGCAGCGACGGGGGCAGCGGCGTCAGTTGCACCGGGAGCGACCGGGGCAGATGCGTCAGTAGCTACAGAGGTGGCAGGGGCAGCAGCGTCAGTGGCTCCAGCAGCAGCAGGGGCAGCGGCGTCAGTAGGGGCTGCGGAGGCAGCGGGAGTGCCAGTGGCTCCAGCAGATACTGGAGTAGAGGTGTTGGTGGCTACAGTAGAAGCAGGCGCGGTGGCGTCAGTGGCTCCAGCGGTGGCAGGGGCAACAGCGTCAGTGGCTCCAGCGGTGGCAGGGGCAGATGCGTCTGTTTCTCCAGCAGCAGCAGGAGCCGCAGTGTCTGAGACTCCGGTGGCAGGGGCAGCAGCGCCAGTGGCTCCAGCAGCGACCGGGGCAGATGCGTCAGTGGCTACAGAGGTGGCAGGGGCAGCAGCGTCAGTGGCTCCGGCAGCAGCAGGGGTGGCGGCGCCAGTGGCTCCAGCAGCTACTGGGGCAGACGCGTCAGTGGCTCCAGTGGTGGCGGGGGCAGCGGCGTCAATGGGAGCAGCGACCGGGGCAGCGGCGTCTGTGGCTCCAGCAGCGACTGGGGCAGATGCGTCAGTGGCTCCAGCAGCAGCAGGAGCAGCGGTGTCAGTGGATCCAGCAGCAGCCGGGGCAGATGCGTCAGTGGCTACAGAGGTGGCCGGGGCAGCAGCGTCTGTGGCTCCGGCAGCGACTGGGGCAGATGCGTCAGTGGCTCCAGCAGCAGCAGGGGCAGCGGCACCAGTAGCTCCGGTAGTGACCGGGGCAGATGCGTCAGTGGCTACAGAGGTGGCCGGGGCAGCAGCGTCAGTGGCTCCGGCAGCGACTGGGGCAGATGCGTCAGTGGCTCCAGCAGCAGCAGGGGCAGCGGCACCAGTAGCTCCGGTAGTGACCGGGGCAGATGCGTCAGTGGCTACAGAGGTGGCCGGGGCAGCAGCGTCAGTGGCTCCGGCAGCGACTGGGGCAGATGCATCAGTGGCACCAGGAGCGACTGGGGCAGATGCGTCAGTAGCTCCAGCGGTGGCGGGGGCTGCGGCGTCAGTGGCTCCAGCAGCAGCAGGGGCAGCGGTGTTAGTTGCACCGGCAGCGACCGGGGCGGATGCGTCAGTAGCTCCAGCAGCTGCAGGGGCAGCTGCGTTAGTGGTACCGGCAGCAGCCGGGGCAGATGCGTCAGTGGCTCCGGCAGCGACCGGGACAGCGGCGTCAGTGGCTCCGGTAGTGACCGGGGCAGATACGTCAGTGGCTCCAGCGGTGGCAGGGGCAGCAGCGCCAGTGGCTCCGGTAGAGACCGGGGCAGCGGCGTCAGTGGCACCAGCAGCAGCGGGGGCAGCAGCGTCAGTGGCTGCACCAGCGACTGGGGCAGATGCGTCAGTAGCTCCAGCAGCAGCAGGAGCAGCGGCGTCGGTGGCTCCAGCGGTGACAGGGGCAGCAGCACCAGTGGCTCCGGTAGAGACCGGGGCAGATGCGTCAGTGGCTCCAGCTGCGACCGGGGCGGATGCGTCATTGGCTCCAGCAGCAACCGGGGCAGATGCGTCAGTGGCAGCAGGAGCCGCAGAGTCTGAGGCTCCGGTGGCTGGGGCAGCTCCGTTAGTGGGGGCTCCGGAGGCAGGTGCTGATGAGGCACTAGAGGCAGCTCCGGCACTAGTGGGAGCTCCTGCAGTAGGAGCAGACCCGGCAGCTGGGGCTGATAAGAAGTCAATAGGGGCGCTGCCAGCAGCAGGAGCAGCGGCGTCCGTGGGAGCCCCGGCGGCGTTGGAGGCACCAGTGTTAGAAGAGGCAGGTGTACCAGCGGACGCGCCTGAGGCAGTTGAGCCATCAGCGGGGGCACCAGCAGAGGCGCTAGTAGTGTCAGAGCTAGGAGACGCTACAGATGGTCCACTTGAACCATCAACAACGGTGGAGTTCGCGGCCGGCTGAGAATTCCAGAACGGGAACACGGTAGACAACAGCTGCGACACGGCCTGGAGGAAGCCTCGTCTCTGCTCAATCTGCTGCACGGCCACGGGGCCCCATGGCTGAGGGGCATTGCTCAATAGTGCAGACTTGTTATCCAGTTTCTCAATTTTCTGTTCCAGTTCAGTGCGGAGCTGCTGGACTGCGATCTCGTTGAGACGAGGTACCAATACGTTCTTTAATTCCTCCTGGGCTGTCGCGTTTTCTTGCATGGTCTTGATGAGATTCAACACGGCTTCGCGTCTGTCCAATTTGGTGCTGTTGATAGTCAACCCAAGGTAGTCGTTGAGGACTGCCTTCTTCTCGGCCTTTGTGCTGGTAGGGGTCAAACCGTATTTCTGGTAAATGTGGTTCTTCCATAAATCTTGGACCTCCACTGACTCTTCCGAAGCCTTTTGGTTTTGTTCAGCAACTTTCTCTTCACGTTCCCTGGTCTCCTCTTCCAATTTCTCTAGCAATTTGCGGATCTTCTCTTCGCGTTTGCGCTCCTCCTTTTCTTGCTTCTCTTGTTGTTTCCTTTCTTTCTCCTCCTGCTTGCGCTGTCTCTCAGCTTGTTTTTCAGCTTGTTTTCGCTGTTTCTCTTCTTGTTTCCTCTGTTCTTTCTCCTGCTTCTCCAGAAGCTTCTTGCGTTCTTTCTCGATCTTTTCTAACCGCCGTTCTTGTTCCTTCCTGCGGCTTTCTTCTGCTGAGTTGTCTTCATCTTCGTCGTGTTCTTCAACCGACTTGTTCTCATGCGACTCGTCGGACGCAGAACGCGCGTGTCTTGACAAGAGGGCCCTGGAGCCACTCGATTCGTTTGGTAAGTATTTCGCACTCACCATGCACAGGCATAACTGAAACAGAGTGACACATTGTTACAAATTATGCAAAAGATTATGATTATCGACACGCGGCTGTACACATTCACTATATGAGTTCCTCAGACACTGATTAAAAACATCGTACACTTAACATCACGTATACGTGACATCATTGAGCTAGCAAATTCCCAAATAAACACTGTAAACGTAACATAACCAACCTAGctcaatttaatattaaacagCACTCACcaaacataataagtatacaaTCCTCATTTTGCACGTTTAGTTTCTCATTGAATGCGAAATTCGTTCGTATTTTTACTCTTAGTAAAAACTGTTGTATCGAGCTCGTTCGTAGAGTTTATGCCGAATTCTGGAGAGACAGGAGGTTTTATACTTCGTTGACTAATTGCCTCAGATAAGGGCAGATAATGGGAAGCGACGACACCACCTAAGCCTAACTCAAACAAGATGTTTTCGCGAAGTCTGActcaatacaaacattgaaaTCTAATATTGCAGCAGAAGATATGGAAATACCTAGTACAGAGATTTCGTgttataaaataggtataaacAACAGACGGATGTAAGGTATTATacagtaattataattattgttggAGCATAACAGAACGGAAATGCTATGTCTAGATAGAAAGGATCGGATGTTTGTAGATTATTCTCAGTTTTACGAACAAAGTAGTAATTGAAAGAGAGGTGTTGTAATTTTGACGATTGTATTTGTGTCTCTGTCTGTGGGCATGTAGTGAGAGATCGCATGGATTGATCGGAAAGTAAGTTGCTAAGTGACTTATCAAATTCAACTGTGCGGAAAGTAACTTATCAAATTCAACAAAAGATTTATTGTCACCCATGTTTCATATGCCTAATTAGTGTAGCCGTtcaaacaatattaaatagaCATCCACAGGTTTTAGTTCCATTACCGTTAGAAGATATATAGATATAtccttatccttactaatattataaatgcgaaagtaactgtgtctgtctgtctgtctgttactctttcacgccaaaactactgaaatttggtattcatACGGTatgaccctgggaaagaacataggctactttttatcccgaaattcccacgggtaaactttttaaggcgaagcgaagaacagctagttatctaTAACATTCACGTCTCGTAAGGACATGGGTTCCCCACGGGATTACATGACCCAATTTTCAACGGTTAACACAAGGTTAACAATACAATCATGGTACAAGGTGCAATTAGTCACCAAAACCGTTGTAATTACCCAACAGTAACATCAATTATATTCTATCCCCCTTATTCTTTACGCTGCTGGCCAACTCACaccaataaattttattttaattattctgaataatcttttgtttgttttacttttaatttagttttttatttgtttgtgtacatatatatatttttttttgtgtgtgatGCTGGACACCGAATGCAGAGTTTTTATCTTTTACCTTTATtcatacccccttattcatgaAAAAGTTAGTgaacgctttagctattgaactgatctgagagagggacaaaacagttcaatagctaaatcATCCACTAACTTTTTCATGAATAAggaggtaagtaggtatttctttTACAAATTTCCGGTGAAGTGGATTCCGCGGTCTTTCAAAacttgcaataaaaaatcatattttttggagtaaaaattatttaatatacttaaataaaatttctcttaTACTTAACTCTAAAAAATTTAGGAACTTTACAGCTTATACCTGCTCTATTACGAGAGCCAGCACAGTAGTTATTTCTTCTAGATCTAGAAACATCttcagtataaaaaaatatattagatgGTAGGTAAAATGGCGGACTCGCTTGCGAGCCCCTAACTTCCCTTGGTATGATATCCATTAGAGAACACGTGTATCTAAACTCCATTATGCATGATTTAGAAGAAATAGAAAATCACCACAATTATCTAAATACTCGGTTAATTTCACTAATGTCACGAGTTTAAATGATAAGAACGACAACagttttatcaactgtttgcATTCCTCTGGGGAATTCTTCGCGGCGGAAATGGCAGATTCAATTAGCATACCTCGGTGTAAGTGCGATTTGTGTCAACAACTTTTTAAAACATCGTTAGCTAAATTTAAGCTCGAGAGTTCAGACCGTAGAACAATGTCTCGAGCACTAGTTTATTAAACTTATGGTCTAGAGACTTAAGAGTACACGGTTTTCTAGTCAATGCATGATGTATTGGCATCCAGTGGATGTCATCCACCAAACAATGGACGTGCTTGACTCGAATGAGCATCGCatattaataagtacctatttaatagaAATGCCACTACGTTGCTGATCAGGTATGGCACACCCTAAACCTAAACTGTTATGTAAGTATGCATAAAAAAATTGGTTGTGTACctatttatgattattatggCTAACATAAGTAGTTAACCCTTGTCTTATTAGTGTAATCCCGTGGAAAGCAATACCTATAGTAAACAGAGGTGAGATTAGCAGAAGGAACATTACTGCATCGACGAATATCGATTATGTTAGTTAAAACATTAAGCAAAGGCAAGTCTATTGCCTTCTTTGCTGAAAAGTGTAAAATAAGTTAGATACTCAGctactttaattttaattctttGTTTACCATAGCGCAGACCAAATAAAATCACACCTAAACATAATGATCTTATCTAAAGATGCTTTAACGAAGATAGCGTAAAGGACAATAGGTACAGTCAGGGGCAAGAAACCTGACCTCTCCCATGTAACGCGTGGCACTGTCACTGTATTAAGTTATCGTGTATTACCATAGAatattgttattctatggtattactttattttatttttataataagttcTCAAAGATACCTACTCAccaaattttttataacattgCAAATTATTCTaattaaagtacttacctatagacTAATGTAACAGtgataaaacattattttgtgaaaaaacaatttatttgcCATTGACACAAAGTATATGCTGTGCTAAGTACAATTTAATATAGTGTGTCTACTAGAATGAGTGTCTGGTCAATAGGGCCGGGTAGGTACATACTCAGGGTAGGCTCTACGCTGATGCTTCATGTCATGTGAAGTGCTCAGTGAGGCTTATTGTGTCAGTTGATAGACTTCAAGGGTACGTTTGTTTACTTTGCTACTTGTAAACATGGGCTGAGGCACTATTCTGGCGATTCCAGTATGCGAATATTGTCGACTTTAGTCCATACTAATTCGATAGGCTTGTCACTGTAGtttgtatgcgttttattagtttctaaaGTTACCGATAGGGGCGCTGATCAAGATGTCATACCCTACAAATTGCTATCTAATAACGCTATCGACTTGAGTCGACAATGTTCGTGATTCACACACTGATATAGTGTATGTTGGTCTCAATCGCTAAGTAGCGACATGTAACGGTTAGCTTCATGAGCTATGAAtggatacaaaataaattacactaattataaaaagtcgtAGGACAAAAGtagttcagaatgacgagATAAGTCGCATACTttactataagtaggtactataacACCCTAACTATTATAACTTTCTTAAATGCCTTCCCGTCTTAAAAATAACCTCGCGTCTTTAAAACACTAACATAGCTCTCCTATCaataaatcaatatatttCTTATCAGCTTGCTAAGGGACCATTAATTTTGGTGCCTTCTTGGCCGTAAAATAAcgcctacatacatacatatttatgctcacgactgtaatccccgaaggggtagtcagaggtgattGGCAAGCGGGCCACCCGCTTTTCggtgtacatttgtactcacgtgatagctCGCGAGCTGTATCGCCATTTTAATGAGAACACAAGGCAGtggagttgtcgggtaagttaAAGAACCACTTGACAACGGTCACCCATCCACAAATAACGCCTCACTCGGTTTATATTACTAATTCACACGTTCTCAACTTGTTGCCGTAGCTTTGGTTGAGGCGCTTGACAAACGTATCTACTACGGGGAACCGACTATCCAAGAATCGACCAGTGGCGTACAGGTAGAAGTTGTAGAACCGATTAAAGCTTACCCGATGAACTCATGTTCACTAAAACATACTTACGCGCATGCAAAATGCTCGCAAAAAATTAAACGCCTGATCTACTGCTCAAATTGATCAATTTTCTAAACGAACATTTTTACAAGGGTATCCTTGTAAAAATTTTAAGCAAGTTATTTAAATTCATGTGGTAATTTTTTCGGGAACATGTCATACCTCATATCTAAATCTACTAACTGTAAGAACGCCCATCTTGTTAAATTTAGCGAATCAATAAAGTACTTATGCAAAAAAacttacctaactacttaattAGTATCGCATGCCACctcaatattatgtatgtcaTATATCTACCTTctgtaaataattatcaaaCTAATCTGTTGCTACGAGCAAATAGAAACAGCAGCAGAGATAATGGCCGCCTGAATGCGTCCTTGCCATAATATCTAGTAACTGCAGATGCAAATACAAATACAGGCCGACAACTCTAGCTTTGCAACAATAACAAGTGCAAATACCAAAAAAGATAAttcaatagaatagaatataatattgctttattgaacaccacataaatcagacatacaaaaaaacatacttatagactagaactaatgtacaataggcggccttatcgctgagggcgatctcttacaggcaaccttatataTAGCGGAAACAAAGTGACAATTTAGAGGGCGGTgtcaacaataacaaaataataatataactaactatgtacctacttataatagcCTAATATAAACCTATAATACTGTAATACATACCATAAACAATAcatactatacataattatatacatacatattatacaaacatacatatatacttagttaattaaataacattattatactatacaaattataaaagaCATATAATACAGACACGGACTACTTACAATGATAGATAATGATTTTTTACCAGTGTTTTAAAGGTTTGCGGTGATTTAGCGCTACGCACATTAATTCAATAtgaaatcgatttaggtatcaccaagatatatatggccaaaacaaccagcacagacggacaaaatttgtttagtaatgaagtattttttttactgtaatgatcaatttcatttattcataaaaacataagTCACAAACATGCATTATATCCACTAGAAGTttcgtcaaaaaaaatatataattataatatataaatatacttactaactatattataactaactaaTCAAAAATACCCCTCCGAGCCACACCCGACCCAAAGGTACCCATGACAGTGGCAGTTGCACTGGCAGCGTTACCACGCTGCACAGCCAGGGATAGCCTCTGCATCAGGTGTGCCCCGGAAGAAGATTCCAGACCACGACTCCTCAAGCGTCTGCCGATTTCCCTTAAGAAGGCCCTGCCCTCTTCTCCCCACACCCCCATCGTCTCCACAGCCAAGGGCACAAACAGATACCTGCTGCATTAGCTGgctatatttaagttttttaagccGAGCCGCGGCTTCAGCAGCGGCACCCGCATTGGCCGCTGTAGACTGCACGTGAGACGGCGCGAGGGTGCAGACGCACGTCGCGTCCCAGAGTAAACTGCGGCCCTTCTCCCACGGCACCATGGTGAGTCCATCCGGACGCTTGCCATCAGCCCGGGACAACCCTGGTGGCTCCAGGACCGCCGGGACATCCGCAGAAACAAGAGCTCTCCGGACGATGTCATTGATAGCATGGTGCCGTGAGAACCTGCCCGCACTACGCACGCAGTGTAACCCGTGACGTCCCGATTGATCCACCCGCGCGCCGCAGACACAAACATGGGGTTCCACCACAGTGCAGCCGAGACGCAGAGCCACCGCCACCCGCAAGGAATCGTTGTCTAACAACGTTCCCAACTGCGGCGATGGCAAAGCATGCAGCCACAACCCTGACACTGGCTGAGAGACCGCCCGCAAACACGTCAAATTTTTACTTGTGTGTAAATACCAAAATGTTTGTTTGTCATTAATTACTGCCAAATTAATGGTAggactttattcatttatttagggCTATCagccaccgacacattagcaatcaacaatccATAAGCTACATATTGTGCAgagtgttacaaaaagggtaagtaCACTAAGCCAAATCTACGtatgcagcatgttatatagCTAAGCCCGAAAATTTAATCAGAATGTCCATGAACAATTAGTTAACTTTCTATAGaaacttttttggtcacgtgacttttttactatagaaatGAATTCTTTGATTTGACagttgaaatgaaatgaaatgaaatcgtttatttcgACGTAGAATGTTAGAATTACTTGTCGAAAGTcataatctaccaccatttcagtTTTGATTTCATATTCGGTCtcagatataacatgctgcacatgttaGATTTCcctttaagtacctatattatcgGTAAAACCTTAGATACTTAATTTGTATGGATCTGCTGATTAATCTATGCTGCTCAAGGATTGTTGATCCAATACGTCGATGGCATAGTGAGGCTGCAGTTAGCAAGAAAAAATAATCTTCCATCTATTACCAGTTTCAAAGTTTAAGTAGTTGTTCTCTACCTACCTGAAACGTTGGTAAATCCAACTGTACCGTAAAACTTTACTGCTAATGTAGTTAGAACCAATTAAGAAAACCAAGCAATGGGTGtttgataaataattgaaGACACCAACACCCATTCCACGGAATGCTGATGATAAGGTGTTCAATTGCTGAGGCGATACGTTGGTTCTAggatacatataagcttaggAAGTAATTTCAAActatctaagtaggtatcaaTATCAAATAGcagaagataaaatatacttgTTTGCTTAATTTATGTAccgaatatttttattcggtTTAGGTATTTTCATATAACTAATTTTATCTTACTTTTGAGTTGAGCCTACACAAATTATTATCTCATATTCTTGAGACATAATGACACTTGACATAATTCCTGGATTTATAATAATCAACCGAAAGTTACATGAAAGTCAAGAAAATTTTCCGCTATGAACATGCCGCTTTAATTCCCGCATAcctttacccccttattcatagaaaagttacaatacgttttaactaataaactgttttgtccctctctgtcaaagaacaaattgtactttgtcggagagggacaaaacagtttattagttaaaacgttctgtaacttctctatgaataagggggttattctataagtattttaatattgggAAATTAAAGGTTCCATGCGTTTTAGATTAAGGTTTTTCACATGTGCTGAGTATGTGtcacaaacatattatttactaactcgaaaaaaggacaaaaataatatacatacaagACTTTTACATGAGGCTAGTTTTTCAGCTCGCCAAAAATTCAAAGCGCTGCATACTGCTGCTTAGAATATATTACCTTACATCGATCATTGACTATACGACACGTGTTGTAAAACGTGTTACGTTACGGCTAAAATCATGTCTCTCCTCCTACTGCCACTAGTGGCATCCACCTGACACACGCCCCCtgtgaataatattatgccgATAAGGAGATCTCCACATTATTATCTACGATACAAATATTTAGATAAAATTCCCCAAGAACAATGCAAAACCACGCGAATTACCACCTTGTTATCATGACCATACCGCCAGGCCACAACTGTTGTGAACAGTGCTAAGGGAAAACCTGTTTATATCTTATCTGCCGAGAACTTTACgactacaaatatttttttctcatatAAAAGGGGACGGTGCAGCCTCCATCATCACAGATTCGAATCAACTACCTCCcaagtaattaattactacGAACGAAAACTACTTCGAATATCAAACATGATGTCCAAGACCGTACTAGCACTCTGCGTTGTGGTGAGTACCTGCTTCTACCTGGATAACAGCCTTTCAAAGCCACCTTTCGTTGTCTGCAGAAATACCTTTTCCACTTCAGCCCTAGCAACAACTTCATTACCCCTAAACAACTTAAATTACTACTGATTCTATTTCTACGCTGTATAACAATGACTCTTCATTCCCACAGGCGTCGGTAGCTGTGGCTGCCCAAGCGCAGGCCGGTGGCTGGCCGATGTTCGGAGGCTGgggcgcccccgccgccgcccccgcctgGGGActccccgccgcccccgccttCATCCCCCCGTGGACCCAGTTCATGCCCCAGTGGGCCCCATGCACCACCATCGGAGCTGACTGCCTCGACTGCCACACTAAGGTTGTCTGCACCAAGGTTGGAGGCATCGAGAAGGCGTGCTCAGACCCCCTCAAGCCTTACTGCAACCTGGGAGAGTGCTCGGCCACCCCCTCGGCCACttgcgcccccgcccccgcccccgccgcccccgctgcCGCTGGAGCCGCCTAATCACACCCTGATTAACTCCCACGGGATAATACTCATGCCACTGCCTGGACTATCTCAGTACGGTTTTTCTAACTgcatttacttaagtatttattctcAACGTTTGTTCAAATTCTGACGTGTAAAAAtgtgtttgtaaataaattttatatgacGCGATTTtgttgtacttatttaatatatcCCATTATAGTTATCTAGCTTAGAATAGTAAGTAGGTTTAAATTAATCTTTGAGGAATTGCCATAAGGATTCAACTCCACCCCATCTTCTTTAAATCACAACCCTGAATAGCCTGatagaataatttaaattcgTTGTTACCACACCAGTacaacttaaataaataggttATAAACTGcactagtaggtacttacctatttttttacagtaaacTCTATTTCCGTTCTCTATGTAATAAAGTAAAGCagctttaattaaaataacacaaaGGGAATAAACGTTGGCTTTTCCAGAAAACAGCCTGCAAACTCAaagctttataaaaatacttccttTGATCATTTCATTTATGCCTTACTTAGGTATTAATGAGTACCTATATCAGGCactattaaattattgttagtAGAAATTGA is part of the Plutella xylostella chromosome 3, ilPluXylo3.1, whole genome shotgun sequence genome and encodes:
- the LOC119693448 gene encoding ice-structuring glycoprotein isoform X3 produces the protein MRIVYLLCLLCLCMVSAKYLPNESSGSRALLSRHARSASDESHENKSVEEHDEDEDNSAEESRRKEQERRLEKIEKERKKLLEKQEKEQRKQEEKQRKQAEKQAERQRKQEEKERKQQEKQEKEERKREEKIRKLLEKLEEETREREEKVAEQNQKASEESVEVQDLWKNHIYQKYGLTPTSTKAEKKAVLNDYLGLTINSTKLDRREAVLNLIKTMQENATAQEELKNVLVPRLNEIAVQQLRTELEQKIEKLDNKSALLSNAPQPWGPVAVQQIEQRRGFLQAVSQLLSTVFPFWNSQPAANSTVVDGSSGPSVASPSSDTTSASAGAPADGSTASGASAGTPASSNTGASNAAGAPTDAAAPAAGSAPIDFLSAPAAGSAPTAGAPTSAGAASSASSAPASGAPTNGAAPATGASDSAAPAATDASAPVAAGATDASAPVSTGATGAAAPVTAGATDAAAPAAAGATDASAPVAGAATDAAAPAAAGATDAAAPVSTGATGAAAPATAGATDVSAPVTTGATDAAVPVAAGATDASAPAAAGTTNAAAPAAAGATDASAPVAAGATNTAAPAAAGATDAAAPATAGATDASAPVAPGATDASAPVAAGATDAAAPATSVATDASAPVTTGATGAAAPAAAGATDASAPVAAGATDAAAPATSVATDASAPVTTGATGAAAPAAAGATDASAPVAAGATDAAAPATSVATDASAPAAAGSTDTAAPAAAGATDASAPVAAGATDAAAPVAAPIDAAAPATTGATDASAPVAAGATGAATPAAAGATDAAAPATSVATDASAPVAAGATGAAAPATGVSDTAAPAAAGETDASAPATAGATDAVAPATAGATDATAPASTVATNTSTPVSAGATGTPAASAAPTDAAAPAAAGATDAAAPATSVATDASAPVAPGATDAAAPVAAPTDAVASPAAVAPTDAAAAPSAAAASTDAAAPVAAPTDAAASPAAAAPTDAAASPAAGAPADAAAAPTDAAASPAAAAPTDAAASPAAAAPTDAAATPTDVAASPAAVAPTDAAAAPTDVAASPANAAASPAAVAPTDAAATPTDAASIPAAATPTDAAAAPAAGAPTDAATPAVDAPTDAAAAPADAAATPTDVAASPAAVAPTDAAPADAAASPSAAAPTDVAASPAAGAPTDAATPTDAAASPAAAGPTDAAVAPADVAAAPADAAAAPTDAAATPTDAAAPTDAAAAPAAGAPTDAAAPTDAAAAPADAAAAPTDAAAAPTDAAAAPTDAAAAPTDAATSPAAGAPTDAAAPVGAPTDAAAAPVASAPADASTVNAAAPAAPEAVAGNPAGSPTSSPIVAGTEPEGSGSGPTDNVPTTTEAATEAVTEAVTEAATEAATEAVTDAPAGVTNAQETTTQSPAVDTTTNVPVDGNTVGNTPVTDEPTTLSPTTVSVDSIVIPQEPGADAVAYDVVY